DNA from Colletotrichum higginsianum IMI 349063 chromosome 7 map unlocalized unitig_7, whole genome shotgun sequence:
ACGGCTCGCTTGCCGAGCAGTTCTCGCGCAGTAACGGTCAGCCCCTTTCGGCCGACGACCTCACCTGGTCCTATGCCGCGTTCCTCACCGCTGCCCAGCGCCGTGCCAACGTCATTCCTAAGGGCTGGGTCGGCTCCGCAACCTCCGTTCCGGGCACCTGTCAGGCCACCTCCATCGCCGGCTCCTACTCCAGCGCCACGGCGACATCGTTCCCTGCCAACCAGACGCCCCAGACCGGCGTGCCCACCAGCACACGCAACACGGCTACCCCAACTGCGACCGGCTGCCCCATTGCGAGTTCCGTGCTCGTCACTTTCAACGCACGTGTCGTGACCCAGTTCGGACAGACTGTTAAGCTTGTTGGTAACATCCCCTCACTCGGAAACTGGAATCCGAGCAACGCCGTCTCTTTGAGCGCTTCGGGCTACACCTCGGCCAATCCCGTCTGGTCTGTAACCATCGAGctgccggccggccaggCTATACAGTACAAGTATATCAACGTCGCCAGCAGCGGCACAGCTACTTGGGAGAGAGATCCCAACCGCAGCTATACCGTACCGTCGTCTTGCGCGAACTCTGCCACCAAGTCTGACTCGTGGCAGGGGTGAAGATTTTCTCAGATTGCTGATCCCAGCGAGCCTCCGAAGCCCCTTGACCTTGTATGGGGTTCCCGGGTACGATGGACTTGGCGGAAAGGGCCGTAGTACGTGTTCAACACTTCTTGCACATAGCTTTTAAATACTTTAGTTGGTGCCAGCCACTGCTCTCTAAGAATGCTTAGAAGTCCGTCTTTCCAACTCTGCGATGATGGTGTCAACAGTCCAATCCAAAGTGGTCTCCATATCGATGTCTAGCCCCTTCCCAACTTGCGCCTTGATGTTTTTCTCACGCAGGACTTCTTCGCTCAGGTCGCCTTCCACGTTCCCATCCTTGAAAAGCCACGCGTGCGATTCCACGTAGTTGGGCCAGACGATCTTGTCCACATATCCAGGAGGGTCCTGCCAGAAGCCCTCCAGAGTGACATAGCCGTCGCGCGCCTCACGGCGCTGCGTTGCCTTGGCACGGCTCACCAGGAGGAACAATTTGATATCGATGAGCTTCATCGTGgtctccatctccttgcAGTAGAGCAGGAAGCCATCGAAGAGGCACACCTTGAGCTTGCCCTCGGTGAAGATGGCGTGTCCTGGGTTGCCAGGCTGGAGCCAGGCCTCAACCTTTGCCTTGACGGCCGCAATCTTGGCGTCTGTGACGGGGCATTTGCCGACGGAGTTTTGATCCTCTTTGGAATCTACAAAGGGCTGGCAGGCTTCATGTAAGTAACGGGATGGTGAAGATCAAACACACATCCGTATGGTGGCTTACCGGGAACGTTCCGTTCTCACGGATATGAGTGAGGGCTTTCTCCATGTCCGGGATGGAGATTGCTTCCGGGCAGTCCCAATCCAGGAGGCCATTTTTCGTCGGCAATCTGGCCGAGGCGATGAGTAACCATCACATGCACTTGATTGGGCTTTGGGTTCACTCACTCGGACTCTGCTTTGTAGAAGTCGTCTTCATGCAAGATGAAGGTGCTCGGAAAGATGTCCCTAAGCAAACGGGCCAGCGTCGTCTTCCCGCTGGAAGAGCAGCCGCTGAGTCCGACAATCACGGCGTTGCTCCCTGTCATCTCGAAGGATGTTCACGATGAATCTCTGATGGTGGTTTCTACAAATGAGTAAGTCTCAGTGTGTTGCAGAGAATGGGAACGGTCACAACGCTAGCGCCAATTGCAAGGGAATGCTACTTACTGGACTCGTCCGATGAAGTGCCACCAGGCCAAGATTTGAACAAACGGGAGATAAGCACAGCCAAGTCTTCATCTCGGATTCTCACATGCTGTGCCTTGGCTCAGATCTCCCCCAAGTCAACAAACCCCCACCCGTCACCTACCCCTCCCTGGCCATGAGGTCGACTGGTGGAGACATCGTTCGCTACAGGGTCCCCGGAAGCAGCGGTCCAGGGGGGTTTCAGCCACATCCACAGAGGCCGAGACAAGCCAGGCAAGCCCCTGACATGCGTCATCCGGCCAGGCACAGCGCTGTTCTACTACGCTGCTCAGATTAACCAGAGAGGCATGCAAACCCGACCTCTCCAGAATCCCATTCCCACAAAAAAGTTGCGGTTCATCCCAACTCTTCCGGTCGGCCGTATCTCAACCTCGTGTCTCGTCTCTTTCTACTTAGCCCAACCCAAAGTTTTCCCCAAGAACCGAAAACACTCGCCTACAATGCCCTCCGAAGCAGTTGTCGTGTCGacctccgtcgtcgccctcgtgACGGGCTTCGTGCTGGGCGTCTTTTCGATCCGTGGCTACCTCATCTCCCCCGAGCTGCGCGCCGAGGCTCGCGCCAACACAGACGACCCTTTGGAGAGCGACGAGTCCGAcattgacgaggacgacaccATCCTCGACCACGCCCCCAACTGGGCCAACGGCGTGGCCGCCGACCGTCGCGACGGCCTGCGCCAGCGCAATGCTGCTTCCTCAGCGAAgcccgcctcctccaagAAGCCCAACCCCGACTCCGCGCCACTTGCCGACTCCAATGAGGAGTgcaagctcgtcctcgttgtCCGGACGGACCTGGGCATGACAAAGGGTATGTTTGTTCCTCGCGCAGGTGCCAACTCTCGAGACATCAAACCCGTAGCTAACGCACTTCGGACAGGCAAGATGGCGGCGCAAGCATCGCACGCGACCCTCGCATGCTACAAGTCTCTCTCCCGTGCCGCAGCCAAGGACCCGTCGTCcgcggccgccaacatcCTCAAGCGCTGGGAgcgcctcggccaggccaAGATCGCGGTGCAGATCAAGAACCAGGACGAGATGCTCGAGCTCATGGGCAAAGCGCGCAGCCTCGGCGTCACCTCCGAGgtcatcgccgacgccggccgcacgcagatcgaggccggcagccTGACTGTGCTCGGTGTCGGCCCCGCGCCAAGGAGCCTCGTCGATCAGATCACGGGACACTTGAAGCTTTTGTAAAAGGGGGCGACGGGTGAGCTGTGCCCGACGTGGATACGTGAGTGTTGGTATGGAACATAGAAACTTGGGAAAACACATGAAAAGGAGCGTAACGGCGCATGGTACATAAAAGTTGGCGATGGACTGGCGTGTGTATTTCTTCGCATGTGGACATGGGTTATGTCCCCGAAATGATCAAAAACTCTAACAACCAAGATGTTTGGTCCAACTGGCTGTTGATGTGAGATTGAGTCGAACCTCCAAAAGGGATGTACGGAGCATCGGGGTAAAAGATCGACTTCTCAGAGGCGGCCAATCACACGACAATCTGGTGCTCTCTTATACGCTTGGCGGGTTGAGGTGAACGCCCTATGTAAGCAGTCTCACACACGAGACGTCACGATTGAAAACATCAAGATTTAGAGAAGAACCCTCAGTTTTGGGTATTCATGGTCACTAAAGGGTGAAAATGCCTAAACGCCTCTTACATGCAACCAACTCCCCGTCCAACTTTTAGTCGACTTTTACAGTGCACCCGTccgctccctccccccccctctgccTCAAATTATTCCTTGCGCGCAAACCTAGACAGCGCCGGACcgaggtcggcctcgacctcgttcttcttctccctctccttctgctgcttctcccAGATCTCGTCGACCTTCAT
Protein-coding regions in this window:
- a CDS encoding Nicotinamide riboside kinase 1 is translated as MTGSNAVIVGLSGCSSSGKTTLARLLRDIFPSTFILHEDDFYKAESELPTKNGLLDWDCPEAISIPDMEKALTHIRENGTFPPFVDSKEDQNSVGKCPVTDAKIAAVKAKVEAWLQPGNPGHAIFTEGKLKVCLFDGFLLYCKEMETTMKLIDIKLFLLVSRAKATQRREARDGYVTLEGFWQDPPGYVDKIVWPNYVESHAWLFKDGNVEGDLSEEVLREKNIKAQVGKGLDIDMETTLDWTVDTIIAELERRTSKHS
- a CDS encoding Peptidyl-tRNA hydrolase PTH2, coding for MQTRPLQNPIPTKKLRFIPTLPVGRISTSCLVSFYLAQPKVFPKNRKHSPTMPSEAVVVSTSVVALVTGFVLGVFSIRGYLISPELRAEARANTDDPLESDESDIDEDDTILDHAPNWANGVAADRRDGLRQRNAASSAKPASSKKPNPDSAPLADSNEECKLVLVVRTDLGMTKGKMAAQASHATLACYKSLSRAAAKDPSSAAANILKRWERLGQAKIAVQIKNQDEMLELMGKARSLGVTSEVIADAGRTQIEAGSLTVLGVGPAPRSLVDQITGHLKLL